The following coding sequences lie in one Criblamydia sequanensis CRIB-18 genomic window:
- a CDS encoding DUF3638 domain-containing protein, which translates to MRLDRSGMERLINLSNELNSKEFAELKEKDKKIIALVKEALENGAPTIDLDSSKDPDHFIKSFESKVQYIKKTPRNKDLLSRLEKFAETNLSSGQERKSQDDKEKVTASPTLYDTAEAITHDYEDESQRFYQNIYENNFDPGEKEFDYDSGDDRGFREALTLDKDFILSPIDRESGKAEFYEKLSKGSYSNFQVLKNNYYEQEASRPIPQVDAKLFAHIHADEFGAPSKYEGNSDATPLKFVTDFLLSEKEKGGSVYGLSSEDLELLQNTIYDGIGSNIDVMAMTKALSQGKPFLILGGWKDAKGGHAIYYELIPEKDGTLSFRIYNLGAGADYASQTHGNPIVEWRGISRDKFLAAEIIKEHLSLTHIGEDQTPTHFDANDVYKGLFTYLEPKEVAVVSPKVDRPLKLQRAGLCTYRSLLAFLSSRMSDNDFKRLKIDLKIKSLSEFQKKLEKEGATFSEKQLLQKSIRKLSRSLIRLRKEGIVDDQYLEASLNLIERSVYTYYGEIKEPRAPISEEKGYEIATLRSLPTPSLMTEIKDDEAVSPKFLFRQIKELDLKDPKALAKIEDLRKKAMEAWEKGFNHEPHLFFEELIRSVPDEVWLGDGISETECQERILLLNQILKDYFKTCFTTPVGSAISPEKIFVLYKTFFLQKELVRQFNPKLIEELSFSMPFRSQVDTLFFMKLTSDERKALKHYQKSALFEGATRNAPGNYYKERGDGSLMYDYSVPCRGNGFAIFGFDLKYSRKKNNTFEDFVISHFPDVLAKEKKTHKNYSIFDISKQEGLLIGSAHFPDWFKALRENFLYSSFMLYEPLIYHPDLDRTIPVEFSFTHIDNTKNIGSENYLLLSNLWNQPFMLTTGRVESSHYLPAPQKNKAKSTLRMLGFLNVHSEKKLLNVQTDYNVSRTLKNSPDSSRAHLELIQRLGYATLGKNVSSISLLELFTESPELMSDPDMQIFFQKIFLMQEPLFNDPVFASRFSAFFERMQARALEDNQIQPYVFMCCMKRYQDSFVGENRIQEELSDLRGLLNKVGLDNESKKAIYAEMIGCFNELETLTDQDIEDLVIAEMFLKQHPLPKEQLSFYQKKELEDCFWKKSFEVKEYLTKLPREKLNLFCNRLANILDPGFEGSEWKMILDPIDERPLFSSSSGESIDVFKKQLRVKQTLLLQNIPETILAREEFKALFPNVKEGKFLEDGSFHFRDSEGNKVAVSIKDDRLIVEKQFFGRVPYVLVPKDTFLTVSNGKILPNLHSLSLIEDFDMWINESVAGVSALILTDKKTKEPIYYTEIFRSRSDPKNFEIDMRIPLVRIKDGAHLFKARGYYANFEDPLYTHEIYTKDNKYEIEFPRYGLTFKTREPGDKLYSDQFEGFYIYEGFGLDSIAPYEHYLALRNDRGEIKLIMPFHHAFTTPEEAKDVFEIRYSLNLNSDLENPKKQTCYVYDLVNGTPQAKSRTALLYLAEVYLLNQKYNEAHALLNRYGRKLSAFTKKERTILEKIALMDTVTGNKEGDAIGIQLLAAHLLVKNNLAFPKKHKGPNAVSLLSENYRNYLKSRKNSTFVQLKKEEEKEIRRILQYRDPRGASTDAIQASEKINKITDSINFMGEWMQFRQMKQRPPDADFPITRAFMHRQKLNFFEAYRIAKDITPEGIAGRERLRAAITYAKAMPEFADPSNQPDKVLILEQVLLAPELYPDFSEEKFVYEEGDKIVEITNHLLKEKGSSLEPVLEDVVKGEVKSEVYEKRKSIPDREVELPPLSAQDRRTILSSWKKELSPPSKEFSIDFDPEDHSIPVPDKGKDKKSLLDTLFEFYDIFSKGTEKRLESPLIQSEVVRLKKDLSEFARNSQEIQKEILIESVPDLKKEIANKKENASLDQMWLEKDLVDRANRVPETQDKDLLHRLMRTGGLLRPLTLQDILTNFAKGSPEDLMALNPALTKEDIKDLYVLAHKYLEQGVALNKMNRVQSLIETIEESVSKGKSPSFLLQNLYQELTQKPHFNSIERPAFLAFEYFADISLRENQVRIIEKFIKGDLESANQIAELIMNSGKSAVCMPILGFMRADGKNISILIASPSLFPRLSEEIDPALYHAYSMGLRTFQFDRDTKFDKLTLKNILSELKTIQKNRDCLIMTSKSFHCLLLKYIEKASEHYTAHPPQTMPSKELLLMGEILTLLSNEGVPLLDEADTLLSILHEVSFSLGEKTMLDRTQIEVLGMIFKELYFNPDITKLANIETGITTTEGAPALTEEIYHSEIKEKLAGAFLEALKSFSSPDLSLQDKVRSRFINLSEEDKKLMAAYLVRDKLKIKEAEEAYLKEDKAIRNILATAGLEISSLLPHTLTRGLNENYGLNKEGGGTIAIPFKGSQTPNVGSQFASTSIMVNYTFQIYAKEEIPSYIIENEIKRLQVAARKEMEETSKKLQEVDAWKKFNTLKGDLNLSLFNLNSYQIDKIVQQVNKDPEIRLRVAKELILPEQEVYLKKLNSNAMTLASFLNRISGFTGTLYNAASMHRKIKPEATLGTDSSTISLLWQNSFNAVIQPDGKSAEELRNELPIETDMVIDAGGYFKDLDNEANAQKLFFKYQKPVAYFDKEGSLVVYTDKGILPFDEAELKKQDRVTFLDQVYTTGSNVLQHEDAIGVLTVGSEMMLRDLLQSAWRLRGLDKGQKIRFYVDGRTSQIIYETLSLPKKTELNFSHILAFCILNQAKRQGKDNEKGFYLELNEIKQKLLLDILLDPKIAETDKRLAVDALCSSWIKEDSADADDQYGKLPSEIDSNQLIEEEAEKLILVLKSIPGSENAIKEVSKVKEHYIDKLLKKILTHGSVESSTMEQEQQKISELESDKQVEFFEGKSEIEFAEVQFNNEFKETAFDPDSVGITFVRRRDASHDTPVFPLSNYFEHFEELKPYAKDFKDISISINMLSYPEKEKKLEREEFQFFGPYRTQIHYIYLDEKEGKFILISNKHADALIKENPDFIYNLGLGYLDPAKKISKEALIKVVKTKFLAGISSYTPEERKILKEWLIESGVERMEKFFLTFSLEGNATRQEAYMQSGLKRLFHEIRSEEKVNV; encoded by the coding sequence ATGAGGCTAGATCGCTCCGGCATGGAGAGACTTATCAACCTCTCAAATGAATTAAACTCAAAAGAATTTGCTGAACTAAAGGAAAAAGATAAAAAAATCATAGCTTTAGTTAAAGAAGCTTTGGAAAATGGGGCCCCCACAATTGATCTTGATAGTAGTAAAGACCCTGATCATTTTATAAAATCCTTTGAGTCAAAAGTTCAATACATCAAAAAAACGCCTCGAAATAAGGATCTTTTGTCCCGCTTGGAAAAGTTTGCTGAAACGAATCTCTCTTCTGGCCAAGAAAGAAAATCACAAGACGATAAAGAAAAAGTAACCGCCTCCCCTACCCTTTATGATACTGCTGAAGCTATAACCCATGATTATGAGGATGAAAGCCAAAGATTCTATCAAAACATTTATGAAAACAACTTTGATCCCGGGGAAAAAGAATTCGATTATGATTCCGGCGATGACAGAGGGTTTAGAGAAGCTCTAACTTTAGATAAAGATTTCATCTTAAGTCCAATTGATAGAGAAAGCGGCAAGGCAGAGTTCTACGAAAAATTGTCAAAAGGGAGCTATTCTAACTTCCAGGTTCTGAAAAATAATTATTACGAACAAGAAGCTTCAAGGCCTATACCTCAAGTGGATGCCAAGCTTTTTGCACACATACATGCTGATGAATTCGGAGCTCCTTCTAAATATGAAGGTAATTCAGACGCTACCCCTCTTAAATTTGTGACTGATTTTCTTTTGTCCGAAAAAGAGAAAGGAGGTTCAGTTTATGGACTTTCTTCTGAGGATTTGGAACTTCTTCAAAACACAATTTATGACGGTATTGGCTCAAATATTGATGTAATGGCGATGACTAAAGCGTTGTCACAAGGCAAACCTTTTCTCATTTTAGGAGGGTGGAAAGACGCTAAGGGCGGACATGCTATCTATTACGAACTTATCCCGGAAAAAGACGGAACCCTTAGCTTTCGAATTTATAACCTAGGAGCCGGCGCTGATTATGCTTCTCAAACTCATGGAAATCCAATCGTTGAGTGGAGAGGCATTAGCCGTGATAAATTTTTAGCTGCCGAAATCATTAAAGAACATCTTTCGCTAACACATATTGGAGAAGATCAAACCCCTACCCATTTTGATGCAAATGATGTCTATAAAGGACTTTTTACTTATTTAGAGCCCAAAGAAGTTGCGGTTGTTTCTCCAAAAGTCGATCGCCCCCTAAAATTGCAAAGAGCCGGCCTATGTACATATCGGTCTCTTTTGGCTTTTTTAAGCAGCCGTATGAGTGACAATGATTTTAAAAGATTAAAGATAGATCTAAAAATTAAATCCTTAAGTGAATTTCAAAAAAAATTAGAAAAAGAGGGGGCTACTTTTAGCGAAAAACAGCTTCTGCAAAAATCCATTCGCAAATTAAGCCGCTCGCTCATTCGCTTAAGAAAGGAAGGGATAGTTGATGATCAATACTTAGAAGCCTCCTTAAACTTAATTGAAAGAAGCGTCTACACTTATTATGGAGAAATAAAAGAGCCAAGAGCCCCTATATCAGAAGAAAAAGGGTATGAAATTGCAACTTTGAGGTCCCTCCCAACCCCAAGTTTAATGACCGAAATAAAAGATGATGAAGCAGTTTCTCCTAAATTTTTATTCCGGCAAATAAAGGAACTAGACCTTAAGGACCCTAAAGCACTTGCAAAAATTGAGGACCTTAGAAAAAAAGCTATGGAGGCTTGGGAAAAGGGTTTCAATCATGAACCTCACCTTTTTTTTGAGGAACTCATTCGTTCAGTCCCGGATGAGGTTTGGCTAGGGGATGGAATTTCTGAAACGGAATGCCAGGAAAGAATCCTTCTTCTTAATCAAATTCTTAAAGACTACTTTAAAACGTGTTTTACAACACCTGTTGGCAGCGCTATCTCACCTGAAAAAATATTTGTCCTGTACAAAACGTTCTTTTTGCAAAAAGAACTCGTCAGACAATTTAATCCCAAGTTAATCGAGGAACTATCCTTCTCTATGCCCTTTAGGTCTCAGGTAGACACATTATTTTTTATGAAATTAACAAGCGATGAAAGAAAGGCTCTGAAACACTACCAAAAAAGTGCCTTGTTTGAAGGTGCCACAAGAAATGCCCCGGGAAATTACTATAAAGAAAGAGGGGATGGGTCCCTTATGTATGACTATAGTGTGCCTTGCCGGGGAAACGGTTTTGCTATATTCGGCTTCGATTTAAAGTATAGCAGGAAAAAAAATAACACTTTTGAAGATTTTGTCATTAGTCATTTTCCTGATGTTTTAGCTAAAGAAAAAAAGACGCATAAAAACTACTCTATTTTTGATATATCTAAACAAGAGGGTTTATTAATAGGAAGCGCTCATTTTCCGGACTGGTTTAAAGCCTTGCGTGAAAATTTTCTTTATTCTTCATTTATGTTGTACGAGCCCTTAATTTATCATCCTGACCTTGATAGAACAATACCTGTAGAGTTTTCCTTTACTCATATAGACAACACTAAAAATATCGGTTCAGAAAACTACCTTCTATTGTCCAATCTTTGGAATCAGCCTTTTATGCTTACAACAGGTAGAGTTGAAAGCTCTCATTATCTTCCGGCACCTCAAAAGAACAAAGCTAAATCGACCCTTAGAATGCTCGGTTTTTTGAATGTGCACTCCGAAAAAAAATTACTTAATGTGCAAACCGATTACAATGTTAGTCGCACATTAAAAAATTCTCCCGATTCCTCTAGAGCTCATCTTGAACTGATTCAGCGTCTCGGCTACGCAACCCTTGGTAAAAATGTTTCTTCCATTTCCCTTTTAGAACTATTTACCGAATCTCCCGAATTAATGAGCGATCCCGATATGCAAATATTTTTTCAAAAAATCTTCTTAATGCAGGAGCCTTTATTTAACGATCCAGTATTTGCAAGTCGATTTTCCGCTTTTTTTGAAAGAATGCAAGCAAGAGCCTTAGAAGATAACCAAATACAGCCCTATGTATTTATGTGCTGCATGAAGAGGTATCAAGATTCATTTGTCGGAGAAAATAGAATTCAAGAAGAGCTAAGCGACTTAAGAGGACTTCTTAACAAGGTCGGCCTTGATAATGAAAGTAAAAAAGCTATCTATGCCGAAATGATCGGTTGTTTTAATGAACTCGAAACATTAACAGATCAAGATATAGAAGACCTTGTGATCGCAGAAATGTTTCTAAAACAACACCCCCTTCCAAAAGAGCAGCTTTCCTTTTACCAAAAGAAAGAACTGGAAGACTGCTTTTGGAAGAAGTCTTTTGAAGTTAAGGAGTATTTAACGAAACTGCCGAGAGAAAAACTTAATCTTTTTTGCAATCGTCTTGCAAATATCTTAGACCCTGGCTTTGAAGGCAGTGAATGGAAAATGATTTTAGATCCAATAGATGAAAGACCCCTATTTTCTTCATCATCCGGCGAAAGCATTGATGTTTTCAAAAAACAGTTGAGAGTAAAACAAACCCTTTTGTTGCAAAACATCCCTGAAACCATCCTGGCTAGAGAGGAATTTAAGGCGCTTTTCCCAAATGTCAAAGAAGGAAAATTTTTGGAAGACGGGTCTTTTCACTTCAGGGATAGCGAAGGAAATAAGGTTGCGGTTTCAATTAAAGATGACCGTTTGATTGTTGAAAAACAATTTTTTGGAAGAGTTCCTTATGTTTTAGTCCCGAAAGATACTTTCCTAACTGTTTCTAATGGAAAAATCCTTCCTAATCTTCATAGCTTAAGCCTTATTGAAGATTTCGATATGTGGATTAATGAGTCAGTTGCGGGCGTCTCAGCTTTAATTCTAACGGATAAAAAAACAAAAGAGCCAATTTACTACACAGAAATTTTTAGAAGCAGAAGCGATCCGAAAAATTTCGAGATAGATATGAGAATACCTCTTGTTCGCATCAAAGATGGGGCTCATCTTTTTAAAGCTAGAGGCTATTACGCAAACTTTGAAGACCCTTTATACACCCATGAAATTTATACAAAGGATAATAAATATGAGATTGAATTTCCGAGGTATGGGCTAACTTTTAAAACAAGAGAGCCAGGCGATAAGCTGTACTCGGATCAGTTCGAAGGTTTTTACATCTATGAAGGTTTCGGTCTCGATTCAATCGCACCTTATGAACATTATTTGGCTTTAAGAAATGACCGTGGCGAAATTAAATTAATTATGCCTTTCCATCATGCATTTACGACCCCTGAAGAGGCAAAAGATGTCTTTGAAATTAGATATTCCCTCAATTTAAATAGCGATCTTGAAAACCCAAAAAAACAAACTTGTTATGTGTACGATTTAGTTAATGGAACTCCTCAAGCTAAATCAAGAACGGCTCTTCTTTATTTAGCTGAGGTCTATCTTTTAAATCAAAAATATAACGAAGCACATGCCCTTTTAAATCGCTATGGAAGGAAATTAAGTGCTTTCACAAAAAAAGAAAGGACCATCTTAGAGAAGATAGCTTTAATGGATACTGTTACCGGCAACAAAGAAGGAGACGCCATCGGCATCCAACTTTTGGCAGCTCATTTATTAGTTAAAAATAACCTTGCTTTTCCAAAAAAACATAAGGGTCCGAATGCAGTTTCACTTCTTTCCGAGAATTATAGAAATTATTTGAAATCTAGAAAAAATTCTACGTTTGTACAATTAAAAAAAGAAGAAGAAAAGGAAATAAGGCGGATTCTTCAATATAGAGACCCAAGAGGGGCATCCACTGATGCTATTCAAGCTTCGGAAAAGATCAACAAAATTACAGATAGCATTAATTTTATGGGAGAATGGATGCAATTTCGTCAAATGAAGCAAAGACCTCCTGATGCTGACTTCCCAATTACAAGAGCCTTTATGCACAGGCAAAAATTAAACTTTTTTGAAGCCTATAGAATTGCTAAAGACATAACACCCGAAGGTATTGCCGGAAGAGAGCGGTTAAGAGCTGCAATTACTTATGCTAAAGCTATGCCCGAGTTTGCAGATCCATCAAATCAGCCCGATAAGGTTTTAATATTAGAACAAGTTTTATTAGCCCCTGAGCTCTATCCTGATTTCTCTGAAGAAAAGTTTGTTTACGAAGAGGGTGATAAAATCGTTGAGATTACAAACCATCTTCTAAAAGAAAAAGGATCCTCTTTGGAGCCGGTTCTTGAAGACGTAGTGAAAGGTGAAGTTAAATCTGAAGTTTACGAAAAGAGAAAATCTATTCCCGATAGAGAAGTAGAATTACCGCCTCTAAGCGCTCAAGATAGGCGCACTATTCTATCTTCCTGGAAAAAAGAGCTCTCACCCCCTTCAAAAGAATTTTCTATTGATTTTGATCCCGAAGATCATTCAATACCTGTTCCTGATAAAGGGAAAGATAAAAAATCACTTTTGGACACACTCTTTGAATTTTACGATATTTTTAGCAAGGGGACAGAAAAAAGGCTGGAATCGCCCTTAATACAATCTGAGGTTGTAAGACTTAAAAAGGATTTAAGTGAATTTGCAAGGAACTCTCAAGAAATTCAAAAAGAAATTCTTATAGAGAGTGTGCCGGATCTTAAAAAGGAAATAGCAAATAAAAAAGAAAACGCAAGTCTAGATCAGATGTGGCTTGAAAAAGATCTTGTAGATAGGGCGAATAGAGTCCCTGAAACCCAAGATAAAGATCTTCTTCATCGTCTAATGAGGACAGGAGGTCTTCTAAGACCCCTCACTTTGCAAGATATCCTGACAAATTTTGCTAAGGGGTCTCCTGAAGATTTAATGGCCTTAAATCCGGCTCTTACAAAAGAAGATATTAAAGATCTTTACGTCCTCGCTCATAAATACCTTGAGCAAGGAGTCGCTTTAAATAAAATGAACCGTGTACAGAGCTTAATTGAGACAATAGAAGAGAGTGTTTCTAAGGGAAAATCCCCGAGTTTTCTCCTTCAAAATTTATATCAGGAATTAACTCAAAAACCTCATTTCAATAGCATAGAGCGTCCCGCATTCCTAGCTTTTGAATACTTTGCAGATATTTCTTTAAGAGAAAATCAAGTCCGGATTATAGAAAAATTCATTAAAGGGGATCTTGAAAGCGCAAATCAAATAGCGGAGCTCATTATGAACTCCGGAAAATCAGCCGTATGCATGCCGATTTTAGGATTTATGCGGGCCGATGGAAAAAATATATCCATTTTAATTGCTTCTCCTTCCCTTTTTCCGAGGTTGAGCGAAGAGATCGACCCCGCTTTATATCATGCTTATTCTATGGGATTACGGACTTTCCAGTTTGATAGGGACACCAAATTTGATAAACTTACCTTAAAAAATATTTTGAGCGAGTTAAAAACAATTCAGAAAAACCGTGACTGCTTGATTATGACAAGCAAAAGCTTTCATTGCCTTCTCCTAAAATATATAGAAAAAGCGAGTGAGCATTATACTGCCCATCCTCCTCAAACGATGCCTTCAAAAGAACTTTTGCTTATGGGTGAAATTTTGACCCTTTTATCAAATGAAGGCGTCCCCTTGCTTGATGAAGCGGATACGCTCCTTAGCATCCTTCATGAAGTTTCCTTTAGCCTCGGCGAAAAAACTATGCTGGATCGGACTCAAATAGAAGTTTTGGGTATGATTTTTAAAGAACTTTATTTTAACCCCGATATCACTAAATTGGCGAATATTGAAACGGGTATTACGACAACGGAAGGCGCTCCTGCTTTAACAGAAGAAATTTATCATTCCGAAATAAAAGAAAAATTGGCAGGTGCTTTTCTAGAAGCTCTTAAAAGCTTTTCATCACCTGACTTAAGTCTTCAAGATAAAGTACGAAGCCGTTTTATTAATTTGAGCGAAGAAGATAAAAAATTAATGGCGGCATATCTTGTAAGAGATAAGCTTAAAATTAAAGAAGCTGAAGAAGCTTACCTAAAAGAAGACAAAGCCATACGAAATATTTTGGCCACAGCGGGTCTTGAAATCTCTTCTCTTTTACCGCACACTTTAACCCGTGGATTAAATGAAAACTATGGCCTTAACAAGGAAGGCGGCGGCACAATCGCTATACCTTTTAAGGGCTCGCAAACGCCAAACGTTGGTTCCCAGTTTGCCAGCACCTCTATTATGGTTAACTACACTTTTCAAATTTATGCTAAAGAGGAAATACCCTCTTATATCATAGAAAATGAAATCAAGCGCTTGCAAGTTGCGGCACGAAAAGAAATGGAAGAAACAAGTAAAAAACTACAGGAAGTCGATGCCTGGAAAAAATTTAATACTCTTAAAGGCGATCTCAATCTCTCTTTATTTAACCTCAACTCTTATCAAATCGATAAAATCGTTCAGCAGGTTAATAAGGATCCTGAAATAAGGTTGAGAGTCGCAAAAGAGTTAATACTTCCGGAACAAGAAGTTTATCTGAAAAAATTAAATTCAAACGCTATGACCCTAGCCTCCTTTTTAAATCGAATATCAGGTTTCACAGGAACGCTCTATAACGCCGCCAGTATGCATAGAAAGATCAAACCAGAAGCAACTCTTGGCACTGACTCCTCCACCATTTCACTTCTTTGGCAAAATAGTTTTAATGCCGTAATTCAACCTGACGGTAAATCAGCGGAAGAACTTCGAAATGAGCTTCCCATCGAAACAGACATGGTCATAGATGCCGGGGGATATTTCAAAGACCTTGACAATGAAGCGAATGCTCAAAAGCTCTTTTTTAAGTACCAAAAGCCTGTTGCCTATTTCGATAAAGAAGGCTCTCTTGTCGTTTATACGGATAAAGGCATTTTACCATTTGATGAAGCTGAATTAAAAAAACAAGACCGTGTCACTTTCCTTGACCAAGTCTATACAACAGGCAGTAATGTCTTGCAACACGAAGATGCGATAGGGGTTCTCACAGTTGGCAGCGAAATGATGCTTAGGGACCTTTTGCAATCGGCCTGGAGATTAAGAGGGCTTGATAAAGGCCAAAAAATACGCTTTTATGTGGATGGCAGAACCTCTCAAATTATCTATGAAACGTTAAGCCTCCCAAAAAAGACCGAACTTAACTTTTCTCATATTCTAGCCTTTTGCATCCTCAACCAAGCAAAAAGACAGGGAAAGGATAACGAAAAAGGGTTCTATTTGGAGCTTAATGAAATCAAGCAAAAGCTTCTTTTGGACATTCTTTTGGATCCTAAGATTGCAGAAACTGATAAGAGATTAGCAGTCGATGCCCTTTGCTCTTCCTGGATCAAAGAAGATTCAGCAGATGCCGATGATCAATATGGTAAATTACCCAGTGAAATCGACTCTAACCAATTGATTGAAGAAGAAGCTGAAAAACTAATTTTAGTGCTTAAATCTATTCCAGGCAGCGAAAATGCCATTAAGGAAGTCTCAAAAGTCAAAGAACATTATATTGACAAGCTTCTCAAAAAGATTTTAACGCATGGAAGCGTCGAATCCTCGACCATGGAGCAGGAACAGCAAAAAATATCCGAGCTAGAATCGGATAAGCAAGTGGAGTTTTTCGAAGGTAAATCAGAAATTGAGTTCGCCGAAGTCCAATTTAATAATGAGTTTAAAGAGACTGCTTTTGACCCCGATAGCGTTGGAATCACTTTTGTAAGAAGACGGGATGCTTCGCATGACACTCCTGTTTTCCCGCTCTCTAATTACTTTGAACATTTCGAAGAATTAAAACCTTACGCTAAAGATTTTAAAGACATCTCCATTAGCATTAATATGCTGAGCTACCCTGAGAAAGAGAAAAAACTTGAAAGGGAGGAATTTCAGTTTTTCGGACCTTATAGAACACAAATTCACTACATCTATCTGGATGAGAAGGAAGGCAAATTTATCCTTATAAGCAATAAACATGCGGATGCCCTAATTAAAGAAAATCCGGATTTTATCTATAATCTCGGTCTTGGGTACCTTGATCCCGCCAAAAAAATTTCAAAAGAAGCTTTGATTAAAGTTGTAAAAACTAAATTTCTTGCAGGAATATCTTCTTATACGCCTGAAGAGCGAAAAATTCTAAAGGAATGGCTCATTGAATCTGGCGTTGAACGTATGGAAAAATTCTTTCTGACTTTTTCTCTTGAAGGCAATGCTACAAGACAAGAAGCTTATATGCAAAGCGGTCTCAAACGACTATTCCATGAAATCAGATCAGAGGAAAAAGTTAATGTTTAG
- a CDS encoding efflux RND transporter periplasmic adaptor subunit, translating into MFASKQSLTLFTLIILLTSCKKEEVKVQPKPVAVTALKIETKTIPAEYRSMGVVLSSHLVDIRSQVEGQLEKIAYKEGDYVKRGTLLFIIDQRPFIAAVENAKAEVARQEAILWDAQKTYERIAPLFEQKAASRRDYENAYARQLESEAAVLAAKAKLDEAVVNLGYTVIRSPVDGLTTQSNYREGALIHVQSTQPLTTVSVVDPAWIQFTISEGDVLRINEDVAQKRLILPDSEDYKVEVTLADGSIYPEKGEFYFTSPIYDMKTGTLLLRATIANPSLILRPGQFVRANVSGALRPNAITVPQRAVTQSQQGAFVFIINDEQKADIRYVELGSWYKEDWIINAGLQKGDVIVVDGINKIRKGTPVTVIPDKNSNDSKNDSKEKTDK; encoded by the coding sequence ATGTTTGCATCAAAACAAAGCCTTACGCTTTTTACTCTTATTATCTTGCTGACTTCTTGTAAAAAAGAAGAAGTGAAAGTTCAACCAAAACCTGTTGCCGTCACAGCCCTGAAAATAGAAACTAAAACCATCCCTGCTGAATATAGGAGCATGGGGGTTGTCTTAAGTTCCCACCTTGTCGATATCCGATCCCAGGTCGAAGGCCAGTTAGAAAAAATTGCCTATAAAGAAGGCGATTATGTCAAAAGAGGAACCCTCCTTTTTATTATCGATCAACGCCCGTTTATTGCAGCGGTTGAAAACGCAAAAGCGGAAGTCGCAAGACAAGAGGCCATTCTTTGGGATGCTCAAAAAACTTATGAAAGAATCGCTCCCCTTTTTGAACAAAAAGCCGCATCAAGAAGAGATTATGAAAATGCTTATGCAAGGCAGCTTGAATCGGAAGCTGCTGTCTTAGCCGCAAAAGCCAAATTGGATGAAGCGGTCGTTAATTTAGGCTATACCGTTATTAGATCTCCCGTAGATGGCTTAACGACACAATCCAATTATCGAGAAGGTGCTCTCATACATGTTCAAAGCACACAACCTTTGACGACGGTTTCAGTTGTAGACCCGGCTTGGATTCAATTTACAATTTCAGAAGGGGATGTGCTTCGAATCAATGAGGATGTCGCTCAAAAAAGACTTATTCTCCCCGATAGTGAAGATTATAAAGTGGAAGTGACGCTTGCCGATGGTTCCATTTATCCGGAAAAAGGTGAATTTTATTTTACTTCCCCTATTTACGATATGAAAACAGGCACTCTTCTTTTAAGGGCCACTATCGCGAACCCCTCTTTAATTCTTCGTCCCGGGCAATTTGTTCGCGCCAATGTTTCGGGCGCTCTTAGACCTAATGCCATAACCGTTCCTCAAAGAGCTGTTACGCAGAGCCAGCAAGGCGCTTTTGTTTTTATCATAAATGATGAGCAAAAAGCGGATATTCGTTATGTCGAATTAGGGTCTTGGTATAAAGAGGACTGGATTATTAATGCAGGACTTCAAAAGGGGGATGTTATTGTAGTGGATGGCATCAATAAAATACGAAAAGGAACCCCGGTTACCGTTATTCCTGATAAAAACTCCAATGATTCAAAAAACGATTCTAAGGAAAAAACGGATAAATGA